Proteins found in one Patagioenas fasciata isolate bPatFas1 chromosome 13, bPatFas1.hap1, whole genome shotgun sequence genomic segment:
- the LOC136107210 gene encoding pancreatic secretory granule membrane major glycoprotein GP2-like: protein MERTVRCLLLVSALCLAGGEGNKSELVSTHGLRQGVALRLQRSPNTCLPNPCQHQGGCQVMEDRPVCSCKPGFTGTFCQDVELKLACEEEHMQMMVRKEVFELLKIPRELVHLKNQACKVSEREEEGELFFAATLTGENHTACGSKIQQNGSHVSYSNVIESEQEARGGVISRRFQLEVHFSCVYAYEQVVKLPFALAPVDKLVQFVVSEGHFNVSMRLYKTASYLQPYHLPITAIPVTDTLYVLLKIEGQHQLKYFLLSVEDCWATPSVDPYQDMWHKLIEKGCPHDETVTYLNAIGESTTAKFSFQMFQFVGYPEVFLHCRVRLCLPNGPEPCAKQCPRRWRKKRALADDYNKIVSYGPIHLLSAPSLAAETRHSRTVLQDQGGPSLWIPGAIILLCAFGVLTMAAAAVSARWRRV, encoded by the exons ATG GAAAGGACTGTGAGATGCTTGCTGCTGGTCTCTGCCCTCTGCCTGGCTGGCGGTGAAGGCAACAAGA GTGAGCTGGTGAGCACACATGGCCTGAGGCAAGGGGTTGCCCTCCGTCTCCAGAGGAGCccgaacacctgcctgccaaaccCCTGCCAGCACCAGGGCGGCTGCCAGGTGATGGAGGACAGACCAGTTTGCAGCTGCAAACCAGGCTTCACAGGGACGTTCTGCCAAG ATGTGGAACTGAAGTTGGCCTGCGAGGAAGAGCACATGCAGATGATGGTGAGGAAGGAGGTGTTTGAACTCTTGAAAATCCCCCGGGAGCTTGTCCACTTGAAGAACCAGGCATGCAAGGTctcagaaagagaagaagagggtGAGCTGTTTTTTGCAGCCACCCTTACAGGTGAAAACCACACTGCCTGTGGATCAAAAATTCAG CAAAATGGCTCCCATGTGTCATACTCCAACGTCATTGAGTCAGAGCAGGAAGCACGTGGGGGTGTCATTTCCCGGAGGTTTCAGCTGGAGGTGCATTTCTCCTGTGTCTACGCCTATGAGCAGGTGGTGAAATTGCCTTTCGCTCTCGCCCCTGTTGACAA gCTGGTGCAGTTCGTGGTCAGTGAAGGACACTTCAACGTCAGCATGAGGCTCTACAAGACCGCCTCCTACCTCCAGCCCTATCACCTGCCGATCACTGCCATCCCTGTCACCGACACGCTCTATGTCCTGCTGAAGATAGAGGGACAGCACCAGCTCAAGTACTTCCTGCTGAGCGTTGAGGACTGCTGGGCCACCCCAAGCGTGGATCCCTACCAGGACATGTGGCACAAGCTCATTGAGAAGGG GTGTCCCCATGATGAGACAGTGACATACCTGAATGCCATTGGAGAGAGCACTACTGCCAAGTTCAGCTTCCAGATGTTTCAGTTTGTTGGTTACCCCGAGGTGTTCCTGCACTGCCGTGTCCGGCTCTGTCTCCCCAACGGCCCAGAGCCCTGTGCCAAG CAATGCCCCAGGCGCTGGAGGAAGAAGCGGGCGCTGGCAGATGACTACAATAAGATTGTCTCCTACGGGCCCATCCACCTCCTGTCTGCTCCTTCCTTGGCAGCAGAGACCCGCCATTCCAGAACTGTCCTACAGGACCAGGGGG GACCCAGCCTGTGGATCCCTGGGGCCATCATCCTACTGTGTGCCTTTGGTGTCCTCACCATGGCTGCTGCGGCTGTCAGTGCCAGGTGGCGAAGGGTGTAG